In the genome of Mycobacterium kansasii ATCC 12478, one region contains:
- a CDS encoding SulP family inorganic anion transporter: MQPTEPHHSQAPDKGPPVSRTDRLRSIIRHDLPSSLVVFLIALPLSVGIAIASDAPVLSGLISAVVGGIVLGFIGGSPLSVSGPANGLMVVTAGLVAQFGWRATCLITVAAGVLQLILGLSRIARAVLAISPVVVHAMLAGIGITIALQQTHVLLGGESHSTSWENVVQLPGQIIGAHKPGMFLGVLVIAIMVAWRWAPAKLAPIPGPLVAIVTATIISVVFPFDLARITLTGSPLNAFQLPALPEGKWGAFAVSVLTVAFIATVESLLASVSIDRMHPGAPTNFNRELTGQGVANITSGMIGGLPIAAAIVRSSANVQAGAKSRASTIMHSVWILVFTLFFAGLIQQIPTAALAGLLVFVGIRLLQPAHIETAMRNGDLAVYLVTVVGVVFLNLMQGVLIGLVLAIALTAWRVMWFRIHAHPAGDEWHVAVEGSATFLSLPRLTQVLASIPAGKTVNVTMSVIYLDHAAHQAIADWQRRHQATGGVVHIHGGVHTGHRARRAMDDLIDAEGPETAA, from the coding sequence ATGCAGCCCACCGAACCACACCACAGCCAGGCCCCGGACAAGGGCCCGCCAGTGTCGCGTACTGACCGACTGCGATCGATCATCCGGCACGACCTGCCGTCGTCGCTGGTGGTCTTTCTGATCGCATTGCCGCTGTCGGTGGGGATCGCGATCGCTTCGGACGCACCGGTGCTCTCGGGCCTGATCTCGGCAGTCGTCGGAGGAATCGTCCTCGGATTCATCGGCGGGTCGCCGTTGTCGGTGAGCGGTCCGGCGAACGGGTTGATGGTCGTCACCGCCGGTCTGGTCGCCCAGTTCGGTTGGCGGGCGACGTGTCTGATCACCGTGGCCGCCGGTGTCCTGCAGCTCATCTTGGGGCTCAGCCGGATTGCCCGAGCGGTACTGGCGATCTCGCCGGTCGTCGTGCACGCGATGCTGGCCGGCATCGGAATCACGATCGCACTTCAACAAACACACGTCCTGCTGGGCGGGGAGTCGCACAGCACATCGTGGGAAAACGTCGTTCAGCTGCCGGGACAAATCATCGGCGCGCACAAGCCCGGAATGTTTCTGGGCGTCTTGGTGATCGCCATCATGGTCGCCTGGCGCTGGGCCCCGGCCAAATTGGCACCCATTCCAGGTCCGCTGGTCGCCATCGTGACGGCAACCATTATCTCCGTGGTGTTTCCGTTCGACTTGGCCCGGATCACACTCACCGGGTCGCCGCTGAATGCATTCCAGCTACCGGCCCTTCCCGAGGGTAAGTGGGGAGCCTTCGCGGTCAGCGTGCTCACTGTTGCCTTCATCGCCACCGTCGAGAGCCTGCTGGCATCGGTGTCGATCGACAGGATGCACCCCGGGGCGCCCACCAACTTCAACCGCGAGTTGACCGGACAGGGCGTCGCAAACATCACCTCCGGGATGATCGGCGGCCTCCCGATCGCCGCCGCCATCGTCCGTAGCTCCGCGAATGTGCAAGCGGGCGCCAAGAGCCGCGCCTCGACGATCATGCACAGCGTCTGGATCCTCGTCTTCACGCTGTTTTTTGCCGGGTTGATCCAGCAGATCCCCACCGCCGCGCTTGCCGGCCTGCTCGTTTTCGTCGGGATCAGGCTGCTGCAGCCCGCCCATATCGAAACCGCCATGCGAAACGGGGACCTGGCCGTCTACCTGGTGACCGTCGTCGGTGTCGTATTCCTCAATCTCATGCAGGGCGTGTTGATCGGACTCGTCCTGGCCATCGCCCTGACCGCATGGCGGGTCATGTGGTTCAGGATCCACGCCCACCCCGCAGGTGACGAATGGCACGTGGCCGTTGAAGGGTCGGCGACCTTCCTCTCCCTGCCCCGGCTGACCCAGGTGCTGGCGTCCATTCCCGCGGGCAAGACGGTCAACGTCACCATGTCGGTCATCTACCTCGATCACGCCGCGCACCAGGCGATTGCCGACTGGCAGCGACGGCATCAGGCCACGGGAGGGGTGGTGCACATCCACGGCGGGGTCCATACGGGCCACCGCGCCCGCCGGGCGATGGACGACCTCATCGACGCCGAAGGACCCGAAACGGCGGCATAG
- a CDS encoding NAD(P)H-dependent glycerol-3-phosphate dehydrogenase, protein MAAAKREPKVVVLGGGSWGTTVASICARRVPTLQWVRSEATASDINDNHRNSRYLGNDVVLSETLRATTDFSEAANSADVVVMGVPSHGFRGVLTELSKELRPWVPVVSLVKGLEQGTNMRMSQIIEEILPGHPAGILAGPNIAREVAEGYAAAAVLAMPDQHLATQLAAFFRTRRFRVYTTDDVIGVEMAGALKNVFAISAGMGYSLGIGENTRALVIARSLREMTKLGVAMGGNTETFPGLAGLGDLIVTCTSQRSRNRHVGEQLGAGKPIDEIIASMNQVAEGVKAASVVMEFANEYGLNMPIAREVDAVINHGSTVEQAYHGLMLDEPGHEVHGSGF, encoded by the coding sequence ATGGCAGCTGCGAAGCGCGAACCCAAAGTCGTTGTCCTCGGTGGCGGTTCCTGGGGGACCACGGTCGCGTCCATTTGTGCACGGCGGGTGCCGACGTTGCAGTGGGTGCGCTCGGAGGCCACCGCAAGCGACATCAACGACAACCACCGCAATAGCCGCTACCTCGGGAACGACGTCGTGCTCAGCGAGACCCTGCGCGCCACCACCGATTTCTCCGAGGCCGCCAACAGTGCAGATGTCGTCGTGATGGGAGTGCCCTCGCACGGCTTCCGGGGTGTGCTCACCGAGCTGAGCAAGGAACTGCGCCCCTGGGTGCCGGTGGTGTCCCTGGTCAAGGGGCTCGAGCAGGGCACCAACATGCGGATGTCGCAGATCATCGAAGAGATCCTGCCCGGTCATCCGGCGGGCATCCTCGCCGGTCCCAACATCGCCCGAGAAGTCGCCGAGGGCTATGCGGCCGCGGCGGTCCTGGCCATGCCCGATCAACATCTGGCCACCCAGCTGGCAGCATTTTTCCGGACCCGCCGCTTCCGGGTGTACACCACCGATGACGTCATCGGCGTCGAAATGGCCGGGGCGCTCAAGAATGTGTTTGCCATCTCCGCCGGCATGGGCTACTCGCTGGGCATCGGCGAGAACACTCGGGCGCTGGTGATCGCCCGCTCGTTGCGCGAAATGACCAAGCTCGGCGTCGCGATGGGAGGCAACACCGAGACCTTCCCCGGATTGGCCGGTCTGGGCGATCTGATCGTCACCTGCACCAGCCAGCGCAGCCGCAACCGCCACGTGGGCGAGCAACTGGGCGCGGGCAAACCCATCGACGAGATCATCGCATCGATGAACCAGGTGGCCGAGGGCGTCAAGGCGGCCAGCGTGGTCATGGAATTTGCCAACGAATACGGGCTGAACATGCCCATCGCTCGCGAAGTCGACGCGGTCATCAACCACGGCTCCACCGTCGAACAGGCCTATCACGGCCTGATGCTGGACGAGCCCGGACACGAGGTACACGGCTCAGGGTTCTAG
- a CDS encoding trypsin-like peptidase domain-containing protein: MSRRASRSRERCLPSCWVRTFVLLVAAALALLAGSPGIASADGGRPQANPEQRAAAMIRPAVLYLAAQAHGQVRLPDGQMLSLFGEGSGIPFTATWTCTAFVVNPDGWVATAGHCVDPETAKQLILKRAASEYVAHFPDSPVGHNPGATLDWLTKNARVEGQTPDRGPEISLMLGYGTGTKLAEKLPATVVDFRPMGKGDVALLKVQKHNLPSSELGTDADVSIGAPVLAVGFPETTQRVTGISLDPTNKSGKVSKKSTLESSPMYEIDAPIAEGMSGGPTIELNGKVIGVNSFGPVGEPQPFNFIAPADSLAALLAGKGVKPMLGPADLYYRQGLNHYFSGQYSDAIYDFDQALALSPDYPGVADLKTSAANLRQQYGDAPVFLRSKPVWYTVSGVLLLLTVGGWVTFMVRKSRRQRRTEAEAEAIAEAEAEAEAAAEAAAEAAEAEAAEAAAADAQPPRATGTVRPLGLVPAPSSEPHFCANCGAAHHPAEKFCPNCGKKIPAGESAQPA; this comes from the coding sequence ATGTCGCGACGAGCGAGCCGGTCGCGCGAGAGGTGTCTGCCCTCGTGTTGGGTCCGGACGTTCGTACTGCTGGTCGCGGCCGCGCTGGCGCTGCTGGCCGGGTCGCCGGGGATCGCATCCGCCGACGGTGGGCGCCCGCAGGCTAACCCGGAACAGCGAGCGGCGGCGATGATCCGGCCGGCCGTCTTATATCTTGCGGCCCAGGCCCACGGTCAGGTCCGGCTGCCCGACGGCCAGATGCTGTCACTGTTCGGCGAAGGTTCGGGTATCCCCTTCACGGCGACGTGGACTTGCACCGCATTTGTCGTCAATCCTGACGGGTGGGTGGCGACCGCAGGTCACTGCGTCGATCCGGAGACTGCCAAGCAGCTGATACTCAAGCGTGCGGCCAGTGAATACGTGGCGCATTTTCCCGACTCGCCGGTGGGCCACAACCCAGGCGCGACGCTGGACTGGCTCACCAAGAACGCGCGGGTCGAAGGTCAGACCCCCGACCGTGGGCCCGAGATAAGCCTGATGCTGGGATACGGAACCGGGACGAAACTCGCCGAGAAGCTCCCGGCCACCGTCGTGGACTTCCGGCCGATGGGCAAAGGCGACGTCGCGCTGCTCAAGGTGCAAAAGCACAACCTGCCGTCGTCCGAGCTCGGCACCGACGCCGACGTCAGCATCGGCGCACCGGTTCTGGCCGTGGGTTTCCCGGAGACGACTCAGCGGGTCACCGGTATATCGCTGGACCCGACGAACAAGAGCGGCAAGGTGAGCAAGAAGTCCACCCTCGAATCGAGTCCGATGTATGAGATCGATGCTCCGATCGCCGAGGGCATGAGCGGCGGGCCGACCATCGAACTCAACGGCAAGGTGATCGGCGTGAACAGTTTCGGCCCCGTCGGCGAACCGCAGCCGTTCAATTTCATCGCGCCCGCAGACAGTCTCGCGGCGCTACTGGCCGGCAAGGGTGTCAAGCCGATGCTCGGGCCCGCCGACCTGTACTACCGCCAAGGGCTCAACCACTATTTCTCCGGCCAGTACAGCGACGCGATCTACGATTTCGACCAGGCCCTGGCGCTGTCACCCGACTACCCGGGCGTGGCCGATCTCAAGACCAGCGCGGCCAACCTACGTCAGCAGTACGGTGACGCGCCGGTGTTTCTTCGCTCAAAACCGGTGTGGTACACGGTAAGCGGCGTCTTGCTGCTACTCACGGTGGGCGGCTGGGTGACCTTCATGGTGCGGAAGAGCCGTCGGCAGCGTCGCACCGAAGCCGAAGCCGAAGCCATAGCCGAAGCCGAAGCCGAAGCCGAAGCCGCCGCGGAAGCCGCCGCGGAAGCCGCCGAAGCCGAAGCTGCCGAAGCCGCTGCTGCGGATGCGCAGCCACCGCGGGCAACCGGCACGGTCCGGCCGCTGGGTCTTGTTCCCGCCCCGTCGAGTGAGCCGCACTTCTGTGCCAACTGCGGAGCGGCGCACCACCCTGCCGAGAAGTTCTGTCCGAACTGCGGCAAGAAGATCCCGGCCGGCGAATCGGCGCAGCCCGCATAG
- a CDS encoding flavin-containing monooxygenase, with protein sequence MTVSPHEAIDTAYFDVVIVGAGISGLGAAYRLLQRNPGLSYTILERRERIGGTWDLFRYPGVRSDSSIFTLSFPYEPWTRKEGVADGEHIREYLTTTAHKYGIDRHIRFNSHVLAADWDSATDTWTLTFEQGGVAQQCRSRFVFFGSGYYNYDQGYTPEFPGIEQFGGTVVHPQHWPEDLDYAGKKVVVIGSGATAVTLIPSMAEKAAKVTMLQRSPTYLISASKYSRFAAGARKVLPRRASHLAIRMYNALLEAVLWFLSRKTPRLMKWLLRRTAIKNLPVGYDVDTHFKPSYNPWDQRLCLIPDADLYTAIADGHADVVTDHIDHFDATGIALESGEHLDADIVVTATGLQLQALGGVKISLDGVEINPCDRFVYKAHMLEDVPNLFWCVGYTNASWTLRADMTARATAKLLAHMAAHGYTHAYPHRGDEPLTEKPSWDIQAGYVLRSLHALPRSGTKRPWNVRQNYFADAIDYRFDRIEEAMVFGRVTERAPVAG encoded by the coding sequence ATGACCGTGAGCCCTCACGAAGCCATCGACACGGCCTACTTCGACGTCGTCATCGTCGGCGCCGGGATCTCCGGCCTCGGCGCGGCCTACCGGCTGCTGCAACGCAACCCCGGACTCTCCTACACCATCCTGGAGCGGCGCGAGCGGATCGGCGGCACCTGGGACCTGTTCCGCTACCCGGGGGTGCGCTCCGACAGCAGCATCTTCACGCTGAGCTTTCCCTACGAGCCGTGGACCCGAAAGGAAGGCGTCGCCGACGGCGAACACATCCGCGAATACCTGACCACCACCGCCCACAAGTACGGCATCGACCGCCACATCCGGTTCAACAGTCACGTCTTGGCAGCGGACTGGGATTCGGCCACGGACACCTGGACACTCACCTTCGAGCAGGGCGGCGTCGCACAGCAATGCCGTAGCCGGTTCGTGTTCTTCGGCAGCGGCTACTACAACTACGACCAGGGCTACACCCCCGAGTTCCCCGGCATCGAACAGTTCGGCGGCACCGTGGTGCATCCGCAGCACTGGCCGGAAGACCTGGACTACGCCGGCAAGAAGGTGGTGGTGATCGGCAGCGGGGCCACCGCCGTCACGCTGATCCCGTCGATGGCCGAAAAGGCCGCCAAGGTGACCATGCTGCAGCGCTCGCCGACTTACCTCATCTCGGCGTCCAAGTACAGCAGGTTTGCCGCCGGTGCTCGTAAAGTGTTGCCCCGCAGGGCTTCCCATCTGGCCATCCGAATGTACAACGCACTGCTGGAGGCAGTGCTGTGGTTCCTGTCCCGCAAGACGCCGCGACTCATGAAGTGGCTGCTGCGGCGCACCGCGATCAAGAACCTGCCCGTCGGCTACGACGTCGACACCCACTTCAAGCCCAGCTACAACCCGTGGGACCAACGGCTGTGCCTGATTCCCGACGCCGACCTCTACACCGCCATCGCCGACGGCCACGCCGACGTCGTCACCGACCACATCGACCATTTCGACGCCACCGGCATCGCGCTCGAGTCCGGCGAACACCTCGATGCCGATATCGTCGTCACCGCCACCGGCTTGCAGTTGCAGGCACTCGGCGGCGTCAAGATCAGCTTGGACGGCGTCGAGATCAATCCCTGCGACCGCTTCGTCTACAAGGCGCACATGCTCGAAGACGTGCCCAACCTGTTCTGGTGTGTGGGCTATACGAATGCGTCCTGGACGTTGCGTGCCGACATGACGGCGCGGGCGACGGCAAAGTTGTTGGCGCACATGGCTGCTCACGGCTACACCCATGCCTACCCGCACCGCGGCGACGAGCCGTTGACCGAAAAGCCCTCCTGGGACATTCAGGCCGGCTATGTGCTGCGCTCGCTGCACGCGCTGCCCAGGTCAGGCACCAAACGGCCGTGGAATGTGCGGCAGAACTATTTCGCCGATGCCATCGACTACCGGTTCGACCGCATCGAGGAGGCGATGGTGTTCGGCCGCGTAACCGAGCGGGCGCCGGTAGCGGGCTGA
- a CDS encoding RES family NAD+ phosphorylase: MVTARPPDPFEPPTATLPAGQLLYRVLSSSRTATDFNPGIGAPTRFGFFGTPVVPIMYAADTEDAAIAETLLHDIPVSGGVLPYDQYADKVLVRLKVTRRLQVGVLHGTGLRRLKVTAADLTSSPASSYASTVLWAEAAHDAGLDGLVWMSRQCNDAKAYVFFGDRCAGAVTQDPTHARIFAGPADQIWLIDRCAPLHVDVLMRPA; the protein is encoded by the coding sequence TTGGTAACAGCGCGGCCGCCGGACCCGTTCGAGCCGCCCACCGCGACCCTGCCGGCCGGGCAGCTGCTCTACCGCGTGCTGTCGTCATCCCGCACCGCCACCGACTTCAACCCCGGCATCGGCGCGCCGACGCGGTTCGGCTTCTTCGGCACGCCGGTGGTGCCGATCATGTACGCCGCCGATACCGAAGACGCGGCCATCGCCGAAACGCTGCTGCACGACATCCCGGTCTCAGGCGGCGTGCTCCCCTACGACCAATACGCCGACAAGGTGCTGGTCCGGTTGAAAGTGACCCGCCGGCTGCAGGTCGGGGTGCTGCACGGCACCGGCCTGCGCCGCCTGAAGGTGACCGCCGCCGACCTCACGTCCAGCCCGGCGTCCAGCTATGCCAGCACCGTGTTGTGGGCCGAAGCGGCCCATGATGCCGGCCTGGACGGGCTGGTGTGGATGTCCCGGCAATGCAACGACGCCAAGGCGTACGTGTTCTTCGGCGACCGGTGCGCGGGTGCCGTGACGCAGGATCCCACCCATGCCCGGATCTTCGCCGGCCCGGCCGACCAGATCTGGCTGATCGACCGCTGCGCGCCCCTGCACGTCGACGTGCTCATGCGGCCTGCCTGA
- a CDS encoding YajQ family cyclic di-GMP-binding protein: MADSSFDIVSKVDRQEVDNALNQAAKELATRFDFRGTDTKIAWKGEEAVELTSSTEERVKAAVDVFKEKLIRRDISMKAFDAGEPQASGKTYKVTGAIKQGISSENAKKITKLIRDEGPKTVKTQIQGDEIRVTSKKRDDLQAVIAMLKNADLDVALQFVNYR; the protein is encoded by the coding sequence GTGGCGGACTCATCGTTCGACATCGTCAGCAAGGTTGACCGGCAGGAAGTCGACAACGCGCTCAATCAGGCGGCCAAGGAGCTGGCCACGCGATTCGACTTCCGCGGCACCGACACCAAGATCGCGTGGAAGGGTGAGGAGGCCGTCGAACTGACCTCGTCCACCGAGGAGCGCGTCAAGGCCGCCGTCGACGTCTTCAAGGAAAAGCTGATCCGCCGCGACATCTCGATGAAGGCCTTCGATGCCGGCGAGCCGCAGGCCTCCGGCAAGACCTACAAGGTCACCGGCGCCATCAAGCAGGGCATCAGCAGCGAGAACGCCAAGAAGATCACCAAGCTGATCCGCGACGAGGGACCCAAGACCGTCAAGACCCAGATCCAGGGCGACGAGATTCGCGTCACCAGCAAGAAACGCGACGACCTGCAGGCCGTCATCGCGATGCTGAAGAACGCTGACCTGGACGTGGCGCTGCAGTTCGTCAACTACCGATAG
- a CDS encoding 2-thiouracil desulfurase family protein: MSKSGESARLLLDQLADERSRRVVLVSHCLLNENTRYAGGATRPGAVTEVVDELITARTGIHQLPCPEQLAWGGVLKRHSLRLYHSKGGPLYAVRGALLSAFIMWTKVIYRRLARRVARDVADYHRAGIAVAGIVGIGASPSCGVTTTLDMRASLEVVAACPAAALTRDVMNEQAVLGCRRGGQGLFIKALDRELTRRRLTVPAFEHDLAAEIRGQPQAVLATPAPRTLGAVAAAGARGH; the protein is encoded by the coding sequence ATGTCGAAGTCCGGTGAGTCAGCACGGCTGCTGCTCGACCAGCTGGCAGACGAACGCAGCCGACGCGTCGTCCTCGTATCGCACTGCCTGCTGAACGAGAACACCCGCTACGCCGGCGGCGCCACCCGCCCCGGGGCGGTGACGGAGGTGGTCGACGAACTGATCACCGCACGCACCGGCATCCACCAGCTGCCCTGCCCCGAGCAACTGGCGTGGGGTGGCGTGCTCAAACGCCACAGCCTGCGGCTCTACCACTCCAAGGGCGGACCACTGTACGCAGTGCGCGGCGCGTTGCTGAGTGCATTCATCATGTGGACCAAGGTGATTTACCGGCGTCTGGCCCGGCGGGTCGCCCGTGACGTCGCCGATTACCACCGGGCCGGGATCGCGGTCGCCGGCATCGTCGGAATCGGCGCCTCACCCTCCTGCGGAGTGACCACCACCCTTGATATGCGCGCTTCCCTGGAGGTGGTGGCCGCATGCCCGGCGGCCGCTCTCACCCGAGACGTCATGAACGAGCAGGCCGTTCTGGGCTGCCGGCGCGGCGGGCAGGGCTTGTTCATCAAAGCGCTCGACCGCGAGCTGACCCGCCGCCGACTCACCGTGCCCGCGTTCGAACACGACCTCGCCGCCGAAATACGCGGCCAACCCCAAGCGGTGCTCGCCACACCGGCACCAAGAACACTGGGCGCTGTGGCAGCGGCAGGAGCCAGGGGTCATTAG